Within Aspergillus oryzae RIB40 DNA, chromosome 2, the genomic segment ACATTCTGAGATATATACGCTCCAGGGGTCTTTGTTGAGAGCGCCATCAACCCCTCCTGCAGTGGGGTGCAGGGATATATATCCTCTATTAGTTCAATGGAACAACCGCACTGCGCCGCAGCTACCTCCCTCTCATCAATCACGTATGGATTGGcaccaggaagaagagaaaaggcgGGTATGTCAAGTAATTCGGTCCCGGTCTCGGCTGCTTTCTCGGCCATCTCATATAACCTGGGGCGTTGGAAGATATCGGCGACGCTTAGCAAAAGCCCTTGATCTCTTGCTAAGCCTACCAACCTCATTGCAGCGATCGAATCCCCTCCGATAGTAAAGAAATTGTCTTCGGCCTGAATTGATTTCACGCCAAGCGCATCAGCCcatatcttctgcagcttctcttccttcggCGTGGCTATTGCTCGGTTCTGGGCTTTCGGCCGTTCTCTGAAGAATGACAAGTCTTCTGGCGATAGACTGGCAGCGGCAGATTGGAGCTTTCTGCGATCGGTTTTCCCTGATGGCAACAATGGTATGTGGCGTAATGGTACATAAACGGATGGGACCATGTACGGAGGTAGAGTCTGCGAAAGTAACACTTCAAGACCAGCTGTGACTTCCCACATGATGTCACGCAGGACTGTATCCCCTAGGTGATCTTTCTCTGAGTAACCCCTTGACTCCAAAACCTGATTCAGACCAAGAAATGCAATTAGGCGTTTCCGCTGATCACGGTTTGAGGTGACTAAGTCCGCCACCACGTCGATTGTCATTCCTAGCTTCGATTGTATATGCCTCTTTATTGCCCCTTCAATCTCAGCCGGCTCGACACGCTGTCCACGAACTTTCAATTGCCTATCTTTGCGGCCAATATAGTGTAAAGTGCCGTCGGGGTTGTACCGGACTAGGTCTCCGGTTTTATACACACGTCCTTCACGACCAGGTTGAAACCCGGGTAACCCTTTTACGAGCCATGTTGGATTATGTATGAATACGGCGTCCGTTTGCTTTTGATCGTCTAAATAGCCTCGCCCGAGGATTGGGCCTTCAACGAGGAGCTCTCCAATGCTGCCAATTGGGGCTAACCTGTCATGATTGGTAGGATCAGCCACCCACGTGTTAGCTCCAAGACCTCGACCAATATTGCATGGGTCGGTACCGGGAAGAACCGTCTTTGCAGTGACAACCAGGCATTCCGAGGGGCCGTATATGTTGACAAGCGTCGTCTTTCCCAGCCACAAGGCATGATCAGCTGCAGTATTAGCTTCTCCTCCCAATTTCAAAACCTTAAGCCCAGGAACCGATTCAGGTGAGAGTAAACGTGAGACAGAAGGGGTAAGATCTGCCGCATTGACTCTCAAGGCATTGATCGCTCCTGGAATGTTGTTCTTGCGATCAAAGTCCGATGGGACACACACACAGCCGCCCGTGAGAAGTGTGGAAAGAATCACATCGGTGCTGACGTCGAAACTGTAGGATGCGAAATCAAACACCCTCATGTCCAGATTCGGCAGTTGTAGGATTGATCTTCGATAATTAACGCCAGATAGATAGCTGCCATGGGTACTGATTACACCTTTCGGCTTCCCAGTGCTACCGGATGTGAAAGTGACAAAAAGCGGTCTATCGGAATCAAGGTGCTGTGGCATTCGGTCAGTAACGGTGGCATCATCGGTCAATGCGTCGAGCGGTGACTTTGAAACGAGAACTATTGTCAAGTTGAACTCAGATGCCAGGTCAGAGACCATGTCGTACTGCAACGGGGAGGTGAGGACATAGTTCGCTTTTGCTCTTACAATAATCTCACCCAGCCGTTGTTTGGGCTGGGTAGGATCAAGTAGAACAAAAGCTCCACCAGCCTTGATAACTGCAAGCATTGATACGATAGTCCAAACGGACTTTTCAAAGCAGAGAGGAACTAGTGACTCGGCTTCGACGCCAACTTTGAAGAGGTAGGATCCAAGGCGCGTAGACAGGTTATCCAATTCGCCGTAGGTTAGAGAACCGTTCCAAGCGCAAACTGCAGGGGCGGTGGGCCTGGTATTGGATACCTCAGCGATCGAATCATGGACAGAACCTGAAACAGGTACCCATGGCAGGCGATTCCAGCTCCAGATCTGGTGAAGCTCTTTCCGTGTTAGACAATTGATACCTCCAACAACTTCGTGTGGTTCTTGAATCACTTGCCGCGTGATGACCTCTAGCTGATGCATGAGTACTTGCATCTGGCTACGCTCAATTATCCTAGAATCAAAGCTCGCATAAATGTTGATTTGATTGTCcttgattgagatggttACCATGAGAGGGTAGGTCGTGAAGAAGGATGCATAAGGCTTGCCATCCTCTCCACAGTCCTCGTGCAAAACCTTCTCAGTCACATTGATCATGGGGCTGTCAAACGAGACTTCTGGGTCCCGTTGAATTACGAGGAGTGTCGCAAATTGACACGCAGTACGAGCATCGTCGCTCAGCTTCTGTATGTTTTGCAGTCCAAATCCTTCGTAGGGGATGCTATTGATCTCATGTCGTCTAATCTCCTCCAAGAATTCAGCCACTCTCATCTCATTCTGGACTTTTACTCGTCGGGGGATCGTTGTTAAAGTCGGaccatccatctcttcgACGCCGGCGACAGGTGCATTGCGACCAGTCAATGTCTCTCCAAAAATCACGTCGTCTGTTTGAGTATGCCGTGACACAAGGATACTCCAAGCCGCGCGCAGTATGGTCGGTAAGGAAGCATGAACATTCAGTTTGGAATCGTTCAAGCTGAATGCAAAATTTGCCGTTGCATCCGCTACCGGCTTGTCCACGGCCGAAGGCAAGTGTGGGAAGATCGCGGCATTAGTCCCTTCAAGCTCCTGCCGCCAATAGTTACTAAACGATTCACGGTTCAGCTCTTGAAGGTGGCGAATAAACCGCTTATATGGAGTCAAATGAAATGAAGACGGTGGCCTCCCATGGTACATCTTTCCCACGAGGCTTGTTATAAGGTTTAATATCCAATCATCGAACACAGCATGATGAGCTGTCCAGACAAGAAAGCATTTCAATAACGACTCCTCGCTGCGCTCGGTGACAACAGTCAAGCGCATGAGAGCTTTCCCGATTCCCATGGGTCTATGACGGTCTATTGCCACGAAATCATTCAGCTTTCCATCATAGCACTCCCATTCAATCGGAACAGTCACAACTGCCTGTGCCAGTGTTTGAGAATCTAGCTGAACGATTCGCGTTCGGAATATCACGCTTGACACAACGATATGAGTCCAAGCCATCCGCAAGGTATCAATGTTGGTCCTATCACTTAACTCGAAAATATTTTGTGCGATATACGCTCCAGAGCGCTCAGCTGATAGAGCCATCAGCCCTTCTTGAAGGGGAGTACAGGGGTAGATATCGACGATTTGTTCTGGCTGAACGTCGCACTGTGGAGCAGCTATCTGTCGGGCGTTCGAAGGAGCTATATGATCCGGCAAAAGATCAAAGAGAGCATCCTGGACATCACCTTGTTTATCATCTACCCGCGTAATACAACGTGCCATATCAGCAAGCCGTGGCCATTGAAGGATGTCCGCGATACGTATCGTCTCTGAGTGCTTATTCTCAATGCCATGCTTTCTAATAAGCCCGACGAGCTTCATTGCGGTAAGAGAATCTCCGCcgagggaaaagaaattatcATCAGGTTGAATACTACCTGCACGATGGGGAAATATTTGCCCCCATAGACTTTGCAATAATTTTTCCTGTGGCGTAATTCGTCCTTGTGTATCCACTGTTGCAACCTGCGGCTTTCTAAAGGCTGCCAAGTCATCGACCGACAATGACTCTCCCATCGAACGCAACTTCAACCGGTTTATTTTGCCAGAGGGAAGAAGTGGCATACGCCATAATGGAATATAGATAGAGGGGACCATATAACGCGGTAGAACCTTGAAGAGATTAATGGGCTCGAGGATCTCCCACATCGCGGACGTTAACTCCTGTACACTGGGAGTTCCGGATGCTGCAAATCGCTCTTGTGCAGCTCGCTCGAGGCCTAGGAAAGCCAGCAAAATAGACTGCTTTCCAGAATTGCTGTTGACGGAAATGAGATCCACTACGACATCGACCACGCAGTTCCCTTGATTGTAAATTTCTTGCTGTAGATTATGCTCAATCTCCCCGAGCTCAACACGCTGACCATTTACCTTGACCTGCGTGTCTTTGCGACCAATGAACGTGAGTGTTCCGTTGGAATTGTAAGAGACGAGGTCACCAGTTCTGTACAGGCGGCCCCGCCTGCCGAAAGCTCGCAGCCATGGTGGATCTACGATGAACGCTGCTAAGGTCCGCCCCTCGTCATGAAGGTATCCAGACCCAACAAGCGGCCCCTCTATAACAAGCTCGCCGACAGCCCCTACTGGTACCAAGCGCCCAGTATCTGCGGGATCAACAACCCAAGTAACTGCCCCTAGGCCTCGGCCAATGGTATGTGCTTCAGGTGACGAGGGCGAGACGGTGTTCGCTGTTGTTACGACGGTGCATTCAGCTGGGCCATAGCCATTGATGAGCTTCACCGTACTAGGCCATCTTTCGATGTCGAATCTCGAAATTTGCTCCCCTCCCAGATGTAACAGACGCAGGGACGGCACATTTTCTGGTTCCACTAGCCGGGCCACTGACGGCGTGAGCATTACTTGGTTCACATTGAATACTTTGATCGCATCACTAGGATCGGCCTCTCGAGATGCATCAGACGGTACGCAAACACATCCTCCTAGCAGTAATGGTGCCAGAGTAGACTCGATGCTAATATCAAAGCTATAAGAAGCAAAGTCGAGCACCCGCGGAGTGACAGTGTAGAGCTCGGACCTGCGATAATGAACTGCGGAGACGAAGTTTGAGTGTGAAATCATAGCTCCCTTGGGCTGGCCGGTACTTCCAGAGGTAAATACCACGTATAGAAGTGAATCCGGCTTAATTACCGGTCTCAAAGTTCTAGATCGTTCAGAATTTTTTGTGGACTTTGTAGGCTGTACCGACACCACTTCCGGCGCCAATCTTCGTCCAAGGTCCTTTTTCTGAGATGATGTGATCATCAAAGTCGCCCTGGTTTGCATCACGATTGAACGCAAGCGCGCCTCGGGCTGAGAAGCATCCAGCAGAACAAATGCAGCCCCAGTACTAATGACCGCAATGATAGCCACCACAGTCCATGCCGATTTTTCGAAACACAAGGGAATTAACATCCCTGGCCCGACTCCACGAGACTGTAGCTGGTAGGCCAGTTGGTCTGCACAATCTTCAAGTTCGTGATAGGTAAAACTAGCGTCCCATCCACTAACTGCTGTTGATCCAGGGTGCGCCTTAACTTGCTCAGAGAACACATCAAGTATTGAAGCATTGATTTCGGGGGGAACAGCACTGTTCCAATTCCGGATCCGGGCGCAGTCCTCCGGCGTGAGATAGTTTTCAGGAGCAGACAAttcatcatctccgacaACAAGTGCTACTAGGAATGAGCGAAACACTTCAATGTAGTCATTTACCCATCTTGTTGAATCGATGAGTGGGTTGAAACTTGCAGAAATTGCAATCCAGCTGCCACATTGTGCAAGCTCAAATCCCCCCGTACTCTAAATGTTCTTAGTATGTGGACCTGAATAAATCCATGGACGCCCAAGGAAGAGGCTCTGGGTATAACGCACCTGCTCGCCATGTTCCCCTCCCGTCGCGCATAACAGATCATTTTGCAGCCAGCTTAAGGAGGAGGTCCCCCTGGGATTGAGTGGGAGTAATAATTTTTCCGTCAATATCCTTTCGTTCTCTAGCTGGGTAGATTGTTGTGACTTCTTCACCTCGGAAATAAAACCTTCCAGTAGCGATTTTGACTTTGTACCATAGATCGCATCTGCTTTGAGATCTGTTGTAGAATCCAATTGGGCAATCACCCGCGACCACGCACATTGCAGAAGCGTACGTAGATCAACCATTTGGTGACTACAGAAGTCATGCAGTGGAGCGGTCTGGATGAGATACTGCACCGGAGTCTGGACCACCCCATTCTTCGGTGTCTCAAGATTCGGAAACGTGTATCCGTTCTTCCCTTCGTCTGTGTGATAACAGACGGCAGGAGACAACATCTTGAGGGTTCGGGTTATAGCAATGTAAATACTTCTGGGACAAATACACGCTATTGGTGGTATCTACCAGAATACGTAATTTTCTGTAACAATGTGTATGGACGCGATTGATAACGCAAAATGAGGCGAAtaggaagggaagggaatCAATCAAACGCTCGAATAAACCATCCACAGCCAAGTGAGAAGTGTAAATAGCCTGCGATGATTTGCTCCCAATGCGACGTGCCTCGGGGCAGACAAAATGTCGCCGAAAACTGTTAAGGGGAGAAGTCCGACAGTCGGCCCGAACTATTTCGGAGCAGGATCCATTCAGCAAGAGTTGACCCCGACAGGTTACTAACATATAAAAACGCAATTCAACAAACTTTTCCCGCAGATGATGTCAGCAAGCCTCTGAAACATATCGAAGCTTACAGACATCACAAGATGGGTTCGCGATCGAACTACGTTGATGTACTTATCATCGGAGCAGGCCCAGCTGGGTAAGTTGGCGTTATGTACCCAGATTTGGCTGAACTAATCCCCTCGGCGTCAAGTCTCACCGCGGCAAATTGTTTTCTTGGAAGTCGACTGAATGTCCGCATTATCGACaaaaagaatggaattgTAGAGGCAGGTAAAGCCGATGGATTGAAAAGCATTTCCCTGGAGGTCCTGGACAGCTTTGGAATTGGCGATGGTATTCGCAATGAGGCCCATAGAGTCGAGGAAATTACCCTTTGGAATTCTGACCCAGCTGGGGGTCTTTCCAGGGCTTGTATAATCCCGGACCGCATACCTGAGCTTGGCAAGCCTCGGGAAGTCTCTTTGCATCAAGGTATGAATCCATCCTGATCATTGATTCCCGGTCCCAGCCGAAGAGAGGACCGAATTTGCTCATGGAACTTCCATCAATACAGGTAGGATTGAACACCATATGATCGAGAATCTGCGCAAGCGGAGCACTATCGAAGTGGAGTGGAGAAAGCAGCCGGTGCATATGGACATCGACCTCGATCAAGTAGACAACCCAGAGGCATACCCTATCACGGTATCAGTTGAAACTTCGGAAGATGGCTCAGATCCAGGACTGTTGTGGCAACCCATGCATGCCGAGCGAGATAGTGTAAGTACTCTCAGTCTACAGTAGTTCCAGAGCTAATACAGAAAAGATAAGACGCCCGGAGATCGTGAAAGAGACCATCCACGCTAAGTACGTCTTGGGATGTGATGGGGCACGCAGCTGGATTCGCCAACGTCTCGGTGTGTCATTTATTGGGGATCTAACTGATTCAACGTGGGGTACGTAACGAAGCGAGCCACCAACTATCAGGCGACCCTGACTTCGAAAACCGTGCTAGGCGTAATGGACATAGTCCCCAAGACAAGCTTCCCAGATATCCGCAAGGTGGCCGTCATCCATTCCTCGAAGGGTACCGTCATGTCTGTGCCTCGTGAAGACAAACTTGTCCGATTCTATATTCAGATTGACGCTGTCAATCCAAATGCAGCATCTGGATTGGCGCGACGTGACCTGAAGGTGGAGGATCTGCTTGATGCTGCACGCGCGATCATGTTCCCCTATACTATGGAGGCTGCAGAATGCGCTTGGTGGTCGGCCTATCGCGTTGGGCAGCGGGTTGCCAATGAGTTTGCCCGCCATGGTCGGATCTTCCTGGCGGGCGACTCGGTTCGTGAGTATTGTCTAGAAGTGATTCGTTGCCAATGAGCGACCGCTAAGCTTTACAGACACCCACTCTCCAAAGGCCGGTCAGGGGATGAATACAAGCATTCAAGACGGTATGTCAAAGTCCCCTAACCGATGGTTGGCGCGAGGACCCGCATTCCTATGGTACCATAGAGCAAACAGGCGTGCTAACTAACAGTCTCCAAAGCATACAACATTGGTTGGAAGCTTCGAGCGTGCGCAGAACACCACTGTGGTCGAGAAATTCTAGCAACTTATGAGGGCGAACGTAAGCCAGTTGcagaagctttgatcaaCTTCGACCGTGACTATCTAAAGCACTTTGCAAAACAACATGCCTCCAACCACGCGGAGTTTCTCGATGCCTACCTGAAAGGGCAGAAATTCACCACAGGAATAGGCATCAGATATCCTCCTTCCCTCCTGATTTCCGAGGATGTTGATGCCCGGTCATTACACGGAGGGTTGGTCCCTGGTCTGCGTCTCCCGGATTTCCAGGTAGTAAACCAATCTGACGGGGTGCCTATCCGCATCCACCAACGATTGAGAGCTGATGGGAAGTTTCGCATTGTTGTGTTTCCTGGCGACGTTTCTCAAGAACACGCCATGTCGAGACTCAACCAGTTCGGTGCCTGGCTGGCTAGGTCCCAATTAGACGTCGAGGTGTCCCACTCGGATGGGGGATCAGAAGAGTTCTTTATTGAGACCATAACCGTCCACGCTGCCCGACGCGCTGATGTCGAGCTCGAAGATTTCCATGAAGCCCTCCATCCATGGAGTTCCAGGTGGGGATGGAACTACTGGAACATTTATGCGGACGATGAAAGCTATCATGATGGTCACGGAGAGGCATATCAACGGTGTGGGCTCGGCCGAAATCACGATTGTGTGGTAGTGGTGCGCCCAGACGGATATATCAGCGTTGTCTGCGAGTTAGAAAATACTGGAGCGATCACATCTTTCTTTGACGCACTCCAGCCCATTAAGTCGGTGAGACCACGACTCTAAATCATGAAATGCACGGTGCGGTGTGTGAGTCTCGAGTTCAAACTCCAAAGGCTGGACGCGTTGAACGCGCGACTCCACATCCACCGCCTTGGGCAGAAAGAACAGTGTGGTCGGCAGAAAACCACGAATCGATCATCACTTTCCAAACCCAAATTAAGTGCTCTTTCTGTTGTATCAACAATCAGCATTGTAGATGTGATAAGAGATATGTGATATGGATATTTGTAGCCTTTCTCACGCGATTGTCCTGGCAATAACATTCAATAGTTGTGATGACATAATACAGAAAGAACAGCTATCTATATTCCCCGAAATGTCTACATATATATTAGAGCATAGCTACCGTTACCACTAAGCCTTCTATCACAAGCATATAACTCTCAACCAGTTATACATAGAACCCGGTATACGCCTCAGTCTGTACAAAAGGATGCATTGTAGACATATCTCTATAAGTACAACAAACATGCTATACACAgattctccttcctcatttATCCTCCCGATCGATCGCATTATATTTCTTGAACAAGATCCAAAAAACAACCGCTACCAAGAACATAGCTACCGCTAGCCCAGTATACATCCATATCAGGCTGGGATCATGAGCTAACGGAGTGATCGCGATACCAATGGCTGATCCTGCCGCCGCACCCAGTTGACCGAGCGCTTGGACCACAGCTTTCATGTCTGTCGGGGCCTTTGTATAGGTGTATTCCGACAGGGtcacgaaagagaagatctCTGCCACCGCAAGGATGATATATGTTGGAGTCTGAAGAAAGACGTTGACCTGGTTTGGAATCCGACCATTCTCAGCCCCGGGGCACGTAAGAGGCCGATCATAACAGGGTCCAGTGTCGTAGATAATCTTTTGGACCCCGGCAGCGAATGCCATTGATGCGCTCATCATGATGAATCCCGTTGCCATGCGTGTGATGGACTGGAATTTCACATTGTTCTTGTTCAGCAAGGGGTACAATCCCTTTTGGATAACTGGGCCCATTATGACGCAAAATATGGGATTCATCGCAGTGATCGTGTCGTTCGGGATTCCATACGTTTTCATCTGCCCCGCTTGAGAAATCAGGTTATTGGATGCTTGACTGAGGCAGGTGAAGAATAGAATGAACCCCAGTCTGCAGCGGATGTGTTAGTTGAAGCTTGATCGGACGCACTTGTTCAGCAACACATCACTTACATGACTCGACAAGCCACGAGTCCGCGTCGTATCTCGTTCACAAAGGTTTCGTCCCATGAAACCTCTTTGGCGAAATGCTCGCGCTGATAAGATGGCATGGCAGCATCAAGCTGGAAGCGGCCACGGATGGCACAAGAGAGCACACTTCCTGCTTTCGGTAGAATATTACCGGTTGGCGGGAGTTTGCCTACCCGGAAGATTAGTATCAGCTGGTAAAGTTTAGATGGTTGAGCAACCTACGAAACCGTTTCTGTCCTATGATAAGCAAGACAAGTCCTGCGGCAAGAAAGCAGCTGGGGAGAAGATATGCtgcccaaaaagaaacgttCTTCTCTATAAAAGTCGTCGGGATCGCGGACAGACTTGCAATGTTGACGAGCCTTATGTACCTTAGCAGAGGAGACAATGAAAAGGACGAAGGTATCTACCAGTATTGTGCGTTATATATGTACTGCGTTGTTAGGCCACGATCATATACAACCTGCTTGCCGTTGGGTAATGTTGTCACTTTGACTTCGGTCGGCGCATACTGGTCCACTGATTCCAAGATGGTGAGCAAGGTATCACTTTAGAGATGGCCGGACTCACTCATCAGAGGTGTCACTGTCGCCCTCACACCCCCTACCGCCAATCCAATGAGAACCATGGCTGCAATTAGCCCGCCAAAAGTGACCCGATACTCTGTGGCGGAGCTCACCGAAGTCGCAATTAAAATGACGCATCCGATTAAATAGAAGCTTTCAAATGATCAAAAAGTGTTCGAAGACGGAAAGACAGCCTTGAAACTCACATCAAACTCAGGCGCAATGTCCGATAACGACCGAGATAGACGTCCGAGATTATCGCGAAAGGAATTGGTGTTAAATAGGAGAAAAACATGAAGACATTGTATATCGTGGATGCTTTCGCTTCGCCGAGGCCTAATGCACCGGGCAAACTCTGATGCCCAGGGGGGTTTTGCATGTAGTTCTCTGTCTAGTACATCAATATGAGACCCACGAGATATTGTCCTCCTTCACTCACGCCAGGGAGTTGTGATGCCCCAGTATGTGAATCGTTCCGCTGCAGCAATGAAAGCCACTACCCATACAGTTCCTGGGACCTTCGCTAGAACACGAGGCAGGTCAGGATCGACATCCACCGTAGAAACCTCCGTTGTCTGTAGGGTCGTTGTCTCCGACGTCTCCGACTTTTCTGTCGAGCCGGCTGGCGCGGTCATGGTTATTGCTGAAGGATGGACCGCCCGGATTGCGATGGCTATTGTACGTAGATCGAAATACCAGGCTTACACTTCGGAAGGAATCACAGAGCAACATTGTTAAATATGCGGCGAAGATGTGACGGTAAGAGGTTTGCTGTGAGCCAAGTCACGCGTTTTCGGAATTCGGAATGGGATTTGCCCTAATGGGTCAACTACCGGAATAGCTGGGTTGGGGTATTAAATACATTAGATTCGCAGTCTTACGATCTAATTTAAGCATGACACGCTATGTTACTGGCAAAATAGTTATCATCATCTGTCGTCTCCATGGTGAAGTGTGACGTTTGCCAATGCACCCAGATATATAAGGAGCTGTACCCATCGTGAAGAGTTTGGTGGTTCGGACTGAGGCGGACACGGCACTCCGACCTGTCCAACTAAAATCCATCCAAGTGAGCCTGTGGCCCCATATCGCCGTCTCCGAATCAATTGATCTGACCAGTCTCCGAATGACACTTCCTCAGAGCTCCGCCAATTCGGTCATGGGTTTTTTCGACATCCAGACAGTAGAAATTGCCCCAGCAATGCCGTTTTCACCGTTGCGTTTGTCGCTCGACCTGTTTTGCGCTACCCAAGGCACCGCGATATCTCCATTCCAAGAATGACAATGCTCAGTGACCTTCCAAAGATCCCTACACTCGACTGGGCGGACTTTGCCGAAGGAGACACTGACCAGCGGCTTAAACTTGCTCAGGGCCTAGTACAAGGCTTCAAGAGATTCGGATTCGTCAAGCTAGTCAACCATGGTCTCTCCGATGAGTTGATCCAGCAACTATTTGCTGAAGTAAGCAGGCATTCTCTCCTAGTGTAATATTCAACTGGCGATGTAGGAAATGTTGACGTTCAACAGGTCAAGCGCTTTTATCGGTTGCCGGATGAGTTGAAACAGAAAGCTGCTCA encodes:
- the fmpF gene encoding phenol 2-monooxygenase fsqG (2-polyprenyl-6-methoxyphenol hydroxylase and related FAD-dependent oxidoreductases), encoding MGSRSNYVDVLIIGAGPAGLTAANCFLGSRLNVRIIDKKNGIVEAGKADGLKSISLEVLDSFGIGDGIRNEAHRVEEITLWNSDPAGGLSRACIIPDRIPELGKPREVSLHQGRIEHHMIENLRKRSTIEVEWRKQPVHMDIDLDQVDNPEAYPITVSVETSEDGSDPGLLWQPMHAERDSIRRPEIVKETIHAKYVLGCDGARSWIRQRLGVSFIGDLTDSTWVPKTSFPDIRKVAVIHSSKGTVMSVPREDKLVRFYIQIDAVNPNAASGLARRDLKVEDLLDAARAIMFPYTMEAAECAWWSAYRVGQRVANEFARHGRIFLAGDSVHTHSPKAGQGMNTSIQDAYNIGWKLRACAEHHCGREILATYEGERKPVAEALINFDRDYLKHFAKQHASNHAEFLDAYLKGQKFTTGIGIRYPPSLLISEDVDARSLHGGLVPGLRLPDFQVVNQSDGVPIRIHQRLRADGKFRIVVFPGDVSQEHAMSRLNQFGAWLARSQLDVEVSHSDGGSEEFFIETITVHAARRADVELEDFHEALHPWSSRWGWNYWNIYADDESYHDGHGEAYQRCGLGRNHDCVVVVRPDGYISVVCELENTGAITSFFDALQPIKSVRPRL
- a CDS encoding uncharacterized protein (H+/oligopeptide symporter), which translates into the protein MTAPAGSTEKSETSETTTLQTTEVSTVDVDPDLPRVLAKVPGTVWVVAFIAAAERFTYWGITTPWQNYMQNPPGHQSLPGALGLGEAKASTIYNVFMFFSYLTPIPFAIISDVYLGRYRTLRLSLIFYLIGCVILIATSVSSATEYRVTFGGLIAAMVLIGLAVGGVRATVTPLMSDDTLLTILESVDQYAPTEVKVTTLPNGKQVVYDRGLTTQYIYNAQYWYIRLVNIASLSAIPTTFIEKNVSFWAAYLLPSCFLAAGLVLLIIGQKRFRKLPPTGNILPKAGSVLSCAIRGRFQLDAAMPSYQREHFAKEVSWDETFVNEIRRGLVACRVILGFILFFTCLSQASNNLISQAGQMKTYGIPNDTITAMNPIFCVIMGPVIQKGLYPLLNKNNVKFQSITRMATGFIMMSASMAFAAGVQKIIYDTGPCYDRPLTCPGAENGRIPNQVNVFLQTPTYIILAVAEIFSFVTLSEYTYTKAPTDMKAVVQALGQLGAAAGSAIGIAITPLAHDPSLIWMYTGLAVAMFLVAVVFWILFKKYNAIDREDK